In the genome of Streptomyces racemochromogenes, one region contains:
- a CDS encoding ABC transporter ATP-binding protein produces MNLTGVGRRYGRRRPWILRGVTAELPAGALVRVEGGNGGGKSTLLRIVAGIDTPTEGRIEGRPPRTAYVPERFPAALPLTAGAYLTHLGRVHGLTGARAARRAAEALERFGAAAYARTPMAELSKGTSQKVAVAQALLAGPGLLVLDEAWTGLDAPARAELDRAVAERTAAGGTVVFVDHDPARLAGLPDVHYRVRGGTLETAAAAARPGPRAPAVRIHAAGPPGAAPPPGLAAAAEPAPDGGVLLTVDAARSDAVLRELLTAGPPWHIRSVEELP; encoded by the coding sequence CTGAACCTCACCGGCGTGGGCCGCCGCTACGGACGGCGCCGGCCCTGGATCCTGCGCGGGGTCACGGCCGAGCTGCCGGCCGGCGCCCTGGTCCGCGTCGAGGGCGGCAACGGCGGCGGCAAGTCCACCCTGCTGCGGATCGTCGCGGGCATCGACACGCCGACCGAGGGCCGGATCGAGGGCCGCCCGCCCCGCACCGCCTACGTCCCCGAACGCTTCCCGGCGGCCCTGCCGCTCACGGCCGGCGCCTACCTGACCCACCTGGGCCGCGTACACGGCCTGACGGGCGCGAGGGCGGCCCGGCGCGCGGCCGAGGCCCTGGAACGGTTCGGCGCCGCCGCCTACGCCCGCACCCCGATGGCCGAACTGTCCAAGGGCACCAGCCAGAAGGTGGCCGTCGCCCAGGCCCTGCTCGCCGGGCCCGGCCTGCTCGTCCTCGACGAGGCCTGGACCGGGCTGGACGCGCCCGCCCGGGCGGAACTGGACCGGGCCGTCGCCGAACGCACCGCCGCCGGCGGCACCGTCGTCTTCGTCGACCACGATCCCGCCCGGCTGGCCGGCCTGCCCGACGTCCACTACCGGGTCCGCGGCGGCACCCTGGAGACCGCGGCCGCGGCGGCGCGCCCCGGCCCGCGCGCACCCGCCGTACGGATCCACGCGGCCGGCCCGCCCGGCGCCGCCCCGCCCCCGGGCCTGGCAGCGGCGGCCGAACCCGCCCCCGACGGCGGGGTGCTGCTGACCGTGGACGCCGCCCGCTCCGACGCCGTGCTGCGCGAGCTGCTCACCGCCGGCCCGCCCTGGCACATCCGCTCCGTGGAGGAACTGCCGTGA
- a CDS encoding polysaccharide deacetylase family protein: MTLSVRKVAAVAVLGAALTGCGGGPSGPRQGAGQARLAGPVASGPATASTQASPSPSASPSPLPGAPAKVPVLTPGANGLTPVFERTRQRSEKTVALTFDADMTSDQGPRAASGERFDNPGLIDTLRRLKVPSTVFMTGRWAEEYPDQAKSIGTDPNFEIANHSYSHHAFKSPCYGLPALDDEAARADVERAFAAFGKAGAVNTVPYFRFPGGCYDDQALKALAPAKVTAVQWDVVSGDAFAKDPDAVAEQVLAGVKPGSVVVMHCTRSAAPVTEQAIQKIVPELRKRGFRFVKVSELMGK, encoded by the coding sequence GTGACCCTTTCTGTACGCAAAGTTGCGGCCGTGGCCGTGCTCGGCGCCGCCCTCACGGGATGCGGGGGTGGCCCCTCGGGCCCCCGGCAGGGTGCCGGGCAGGCCCGACTGGCCGGCCCCGTGGCCTCCGGCCCGGCCACCGCGTCCACCCAGGCCTCCCCCTCCCCCTCCGCATCCCCCTCCCCGCTGCCCGGCGCGCCCGCCAAGGTGCCGGTCCTGACCCCCGGCGCGAACGGCCTGACCCCCGTCTTCGAGCGGACCCGGCAGCGCTCCGAGAAGACGGTGGCGCTCACCTTCGACGCCGACATGACCTCCGATCAGGGACCGCGCGCCGCCTCGGGCGAGCGCTTCGACAACCCCGGCCTGATCGACACCCTGCGCCGGCTGAAGGTGCCCTCGACCGTCTTCATGACCGGCCGCTGGGCCGAGGAGTACCCCGACCAGGCCAAGTCCATCGGCACGGACCCGAACTTCGAGATCGCCAACCACTCGTACAGCCACCACGCCTTCAAGTCCCCCTGCTACGGGCTCCCCGCACTGGACGACGAGGCCGCGCGGGCCGACGTGGAGCGGGCCTTCGCGGCGTTCGGGAAGGCGGGCGCGGTCAACACCGTCCCGTACTTCCGCTTCCCCGGCGGCTGCTACGACGACCAGGCGCTGAAGGCCCTGGCCCCGGCGAAGGTCACGGCCGTGCAGTGGGACGTGGTCAGCGGGGACGCCTTCGCCAAGGACCCCGACGCGGTGGCGGAGCAGGTGCTGGCCGGGGTCAAGCCCGGGTCGGTGGTGGTCATGCACTGCACGCGCAGCGCGGCCCCGGTGACCGAACAGGCGATCCAGAAGATCGTCCCCGAACTGCGAAAGCGGGGATTCCGCTTCGTCAAGGTGTCGGAGCTGATGGGGAAGTAA
- a CDS encoding TIGR04222 domain-containing membrane protein, translated as MNGLAVAVWAAVALSTVLLLLAVRRARPPVTRPAPELHDLAEAAFLAGGPGTVVDSALVSLLGDGRLAVGGPGIVQARPGARGADPAERAVLRALAQAPSGWLYQVRYAAMREPAVQETGDALAARGLLAAPGAGRGARRWGLVQAVVCVALVPVSLPLTFVFWSLDADPGVPFVLAVLPALVGGLVAGVVCARRARLRITPAGRRALARFRQRYAADPAPRVQTALFGLRGLRDPYLREQLVPAARGTRLAAAQSRGHGRGSSDVFGAASQELLPVLWCAGGDGGGSSGSGGCGSSGSSCSGGSGPGCSGGSGSSCSGGSGSSCGGSSGSSCSSGSSCSSSSGSSCSSSS; from the coding sequence GTGAACGGGCTCGCCGTCGCCGTCTGGGCGGCCGTCGCCCTCTCCACCGTCCTGCTGCTGCTGGCCGTGCGCCGCGCCCGGCCGCCGGTGACCCGGCCCGCGCCGGAGCTGCACGACCTGGCGGAGGCCGCGTTCCTCGCGGGCGGCCCCGGCACCGTGGTCGACAGCGCGCTGGTCTCGCTGCTCGGGGACGGCCGGCTGGCCGTCGGCGGCCCGGGCATCGTGCAGGCCCGGCCCGGGGCGCGGGGCGCGGACCCCGCCGAGCGGGCCGTGCTGCGGGCGCTCGCGCAGGCGCCGTCCGGGTGGCTCTACCAGGTGCGGTACGCCGCCATGCGCGAGCCGGCCGTGCAGGAGACCGGGGACGCGCTGGCGGCCCGCGGGCTGCTCGCGGCGCCGGGGGCGGGGCGCGGGGCGCGGCGCTGGGGGCTGGTGCAGGCGGTGGTGTGCGTGGCGCTGGTGCCGGTGTCGCTGCCGCTCACCTTCGTGTTCTGGTCGCTGGACGCGGATCCCGGGGTGCCGTTCGTCCTGGCGGTGCTCCCGGCGCTGGTGGGCGGCCTGGTCGCGGGCGTGGTGTGCGCGCGGCGGGCGAGGCTGCGGATCACCCCTGCGGGGCGGCGGGCGCTGGCCCGCTTCCGACAGCGGTACGCGGCCGATCCGGCGCCGCGGGTGCAGACCGCGCTGTTCGGGCTGCGGGGCCTGCGGGACCCGTACCTGCGCGAGCAGCTGGTGCCGGCGGCCCGCGGCACCCGGCTGGCGGCGGCCCAGTCGCGGGGGCACGGGCGCGGGTCGTCGGACGTGTTCGGGGCGGCGTCGCAGGAGCTGCTCCCGGTGCTGTGGTGCGCGGGCGGCGACGGCGGCGGATCGTCCGGGTCCGGGGGCTGCGGATCCTCTGGAAGCAGCTGTTCCGGCGGCTCCGGTCCGGGCTGCTCGGGTGGTTCCGGTTCGAGTTGCTCGGGCGGTTCCGGTTCGAGCTGCGGTGGTTCCTCCGGTTCGAGCTGCTCCAGTGGTTCGAGTTGCAGCAGTTCCTCCGGTTCCAGTTGCTCCAGCAGTTCCTGA
- a CDS encoding AIM24 family protein yields the protein MKSDLFASENLVQPATAPGMTLQNAKSVKYAVNGEMFARQGSMVAFRGNLQFERKGQGIGGMLKRAVTGEGLALMSVRGQGEAWFAHQAGNCFVIDFEPGDALTINGRNVLCFDPTLSYEIRMVKGAGMTGGGLFNSLFTGTGKLAVVCDGNPIIIPVTAQAPVYVDTDAVVGWSAALETGLHRSQSVGSMIRGGSGEAVQLKLSGEGFVIVRPSELTETAAAH from the coding sequence ATGAAGAGCGACCTTTTCGCGAGTGAGAACCTCGTCCAGCCCGCCACCGCACCGGGTATGACCCTGCAGAACGCCAAGTCCGTGAAGTACGCCGTGAACGGGGAGATGTTCGCCCGTCAGGGGTCGATGGTCGCCTTCCGCGGGAACCTCCAGTTCGAGCGCAAGGGCCAGGGCATAGGCGGCATGCTCAAGCGGGCCGTCACCGGCGAGGGGCTCGCGCTGATGTCCGTACGGGGCCAGGGCGAGGCCTGGTTCGCGCACCAGGCCGGCAACTGCTTCGTCATCGACTTCGAGCCCGGCGACGCCCTGACGATCAACGGGCGCAACGTGCTCTGCTTCGACCCGACGCTGTCCTACGAGATCAGGATGGTGAAGGGCGCCGGCATGACCGGCGGCGGCCTCTTCAACAGCCTCTTCACCGGCACCGGCAAGCTCGCCGTGGTCTGCGACGGCAACCCGATCATCATCCCCGTCACCGCCCAGGCGCCGGTGTACGTGGACACGGACGCGGTCGTCGGCTGGAGCGCGGCGCTGGAGACCGGGCTGCACCGCTCCCAGTCCGTCGGCTCCATGATCCGCGGCGGCTCCGGCGAGGCCGTCCAGCTGAAGCTGAGCGGCGAGGGCTTCGTCATCGTCCGGCCCAGCGAGCTCACCGAGACGGCGGCCGCGCACTGA
- a CDS encoding alpha/beta hydrolase, whose translation MRTSRTTTLTRQGVAVAALCLALCAPAPARASGPGPGGGGGRVDAEDAGAELVVRRAAAAAAAAAAAAGPRPAGGAGGAPAAGTRPVVRPVVRPTAAGLEFRPCPAVEELPDPVRCATLRVPLDYARPDGPQISLTVSRVPATGRGGAVRQGALVFNPGGPGASGMTFPLLAGRPAWARVAAAYDLVGYAPRGVGRSAPLTCQDPAEWPKGPTQVPAEPSAAYKRERLDAARAYARGCARHAGPALGYYTTLNNARDLDVLRAALGEPRLTFMGASYGTYLGAVYATRHPERVRRMVFDSAVDPDPRRVWYANNLAQAPAFERRWADFRAWAARHHSVYGLGTTAGAVRESYEKVRAAVARTPAGGLVGTGELHAAYLQTAYYDDVWPERAAALAAYLRGDEAPLVRQAARDPGTARRAANATAVYTAVLCNDAPWPGDWETWDRDNTALARRAPFETWANAFLNLPCASWPVSERQHPVNVGAVGAAPGRLPGTLIVAAERDGATPHAGALELQGRLGARAALVTERRAGTHGVAGGRNACVDRHVERYLLTGATPGWRVTCAPHPEPAPVSLDDRAAGASRALLPPAV comes from the coding sequence ATGCGGACCAGCCGGACGACGACGCTCACGCGGCAGGGGGTCGCCGTGGCGGCGCTCTGCCTCGCCCTGTGCGCCCCCGCGCCGGCCCGGGCGAGCGGGCCCGGGCCGGGGGGCGGGGGCGGGCGGGTCGACGCCGAGGATGCCGGGGCCGAGCTGGTCGTGCGGCGGGCCGCCGCTGCCGCCGCTGCCGCCGCTGCCGCCGCCGGGCCGCGGCCGGCGGGCGGGGCGGGCGGGGCTCCGGCGGCGGGGACCCGGCCCGTGGTCCGGCCCGTGGTCCGGCCCACCGCCGCCGGGCTGGAGTTCCGGCCGTGTCCCGCCGTCGAGGAACTGCCCGACCCCGTGCGGTGCGCCACCCTGCGGGTCCCGCTCGACTACGCCCGCCCCGACGGCCCGCAGATCTCCCTCACCGTCAGCCGGGTCCCCGCCACCGGCCGCGGCGGCGCCGTCCGGCAGGGCGCGCTCGTGTTCAACCCCGGCGGGCCGGGCGCCTCCGGGATGACCTTCCCGCTGCTGGCCGGCCGGCCCGCCTGGGCCCGCGTCGCGGCCGCCTACGACCTGGTCGGCTACGCCCCGCGCGGGGTCGGCCGTTCCGCCCCGCTGACCTGCCAGGACCCCGCCGAGTGGCCGAAGGGGCCGACGCAGGTCCCGGCCGAGCCCTCCGCCGCGTACAAGCGGGAGCGGCTGGACGCCGCCCGGGCCTACGCCCGGGGGTGCGCACGGCACGCCGGCCCCGCGCTCGGGTACTACACGACCCTGAACAACGCCCGCGACCTGGACGTGCTGCGGGCCGCCCTCGGCGAGCCGCGGCTGACCTTCATGGGGGCCTCGTACGGCACCTACCTCGGGGCCGTGTACGCCACCCGCCACCCCGAGCGGGTGCGCCGCATGGTCTTCGACTCGGCGGTCGACCCGGACCCGCGCCGCGTCTGGTACGCGAACAACCTCGCCCAGGCCCCGGCCTTCGAGCGCCGCTGGGCCGACTTCCGCGCCTGGGCGGCCCGCCACCACTCCGTGTACGGGCTCGGCACCACGGCGGGGGCCGTGCGGGAGAGCTACGAGAAGGTCCGCGCGGCCGTGGCCCGTACCCCGGCGGGCGGGCTCGTCGGGACGGGCGAGCTGCACGCGGCGTACCTGCAGACCGCGTACTACGACGACGTCTGGCCCGAGCGGGCCGCGGCCCTCGCCGCGTACCTGCGCGGGGACGAGGCCCCGCTCGTCCGGCAGGCGGCCCGCGACCCGGGCACGGCGCGGCGGGCGGCCAACGCGACCGCCGTCTACACGGCGGTGCTGTGCAACGACGCCCCCTGGCCCGGCGACTGGGAGACCTGGGACCGCGACAACACCGCGCTGGCCCGCCGGGCCCCCTTCGAGACCTGGGCCAACGCCTTCCTGAACCTGCCCTGCGCCTCCTGGCCGGTGTCCGAGCGGCAGCACCCCGTCAACGTCGGGGCCGTCGGGGCGGCGCCGGGCCGGCTGCCGGGGACGCTGATCGTCGCGGCGGAGCGGGACGGGGCGACGCCCCACGCGGGCGCGCTGGAACTGCAGGGGCGGCTCGGCGCCCGGGCCGCGCTGGTCACGGAGCGGCGGGCGGGCACCCACGGGGTGGCCGGCGGACGCAACGCGTGCGTGGACCGGCATGTGGAACGGTACCTGCTGACGGGCGCCACCCCGGGGTGGCGCGTCACGTGTGCGCCGCATCCGGAGCCCGCACCGGTGTCGCTGGACGACCGGGCAGCCGGCGCCTCCAGGGCGCTGCTGCCTCCGGCCGTCTGA
- the hemQ gene encoding hydrogen peroxide-dependent heme synthase produces MTAPEKIPNAGKKAKDLNEVIRYTLWSVFKLKDVLPEDRTGYADEVQELFDQLAAKDITVRGTYDVSGLRADADIMIWWHAETADELQTAYNLFRRTKLGRALEPVWSNMALHRPAEFNKSHIPAFLADEVARDYVSVYPFVRSYDWYLLPDEDRRRMLADHGKMARGYPDVRANTVASFSLGDYEWLLAFEADELYRIVDLMRHLRASEARMHVREEVPFYTGRRKSVADLVAGLA; encoded by the coding sequence ATGACTGCACCAGAGAAGATTCCCAACGCGGGGAAGAAGGCGAAGGACCTCAACGAGGTCATCCGCTACACCCTGTGGTCCGTCTTCAAGCTGAAGGACGTCCTGCCCGAGGACCGCACCGGCTACGCCGACGAGGTCCAGGAGCTGTTCGACCAGCTGGCCGCCAAGGACATCACGGTCCGCGGCACCTACGACGTCTCCGGCCTGCGCGCCGACGCGGACATCATGATCTGGTGGCACGCCGAGACCGCCGACGAGCTGCAGACCGCCTACAACCTGTTCCGCCGCACCAAGCTGGGCCGCGCCCTGGAGCCGGTGTGGTCGAACATGGCCCTGCACCGCCCGGCCGAGTTCAACAAGTCGCACATCCCGGCCTTCCTGGCCGACGAGGTCGCCCGCGACTACGTCAGCGTCTACCCCTTCGTGCGCAGCTACGACTGGTACCTGCTGCCCGACGAGGACCGCCGCCGCATGCTCGCCGACCACGGCAAGATGGCCCGCGGCTACCCCGACGTGCGCGCCAACACCGTCGCCTCCTTCTCGCTGGGCGACTACGAGTGGCTGCTGGCCTTCGAGGCCGACGAGCTCTACCGCATCGTCGACCTCATGCGCCACCTGCGCGCCTCCGAGGCCCGCATGCACGTCCGCGAGGAGGTGCCCTTCTACACCGGGCGCCGCAAGTCCGTCGCCGATCTGGTCGCCGGGCTCGCCTGA
- a CDS encoding aminoacyl-tRNA hydrolase, giving the protein MSSQHVNETTDVPAVGADSAFRREHALRDEAPQFVLPLVVRIEKAEPPARTDALETAARAVLVLLTDERSHGEGEWAEAVRDWQDARIRKVVRRARGAEWRKAGTLPGVTVEGSACEVRVFPPVPLDGWPKELAKLQVSGTDLDDPEPAGPVEPGIPVLWLNPELDMSAGKAMAQAGHAAQLAWWELTAAERALWRASGFRLAVRTAPRERWAELAGGGLPVVRDAGFTEIAPGSCTVVADHPALRARL; this is encoded by the coding sequence ATGAGCAGCCAGCACGTGAACGAGACCACAGACGTACCCGCGGTCGGCGCGGACAGCGCCTTCCGGCGCGAGCACGCCCTGCGCGACGAGGCCCCGCAGTTCGTCCTGCCGCTGGTGGTGCGGATCGAGAAGGCCGAGCCGCCGGCGCGGACCGACGCGCTGGAGACGGCGGCCCGCGCGGTGCTGGTGCTGCTGACGGACGAGCGTTCCCACGGCGAGGGCGAGTGGGCCGAGGCCGTGCGCGACTGGCAGGACGCGCGGATCCGCAAGGTGGTCCGGCGGGCGCGGGGGGCGGAGTGGCGCAAGGCCGGGACCCTGCCCGGCGTCACGGTGGAGGGGAGCGCCTGCGAGGTCCGGGTCTTCCCGCCGGTCCCCCTGGACGGCTGGCCCAAGGAGCTGGCCAAGCTCCAGGTGTCGGGCACCGACCTCGACGACCCGGAGCCGGCCGGTCCGGTCGAGCCGGGGATCCCGGTGCTGTGGCTCAACCCGGAACTCGACATGTCGGCGGGCAAGGCGATGGCCCAGGCGGGGCACGCGGCGCAGCTGGCCTGGTGGGAGCTGACGGCGGCCGAGCGCGCCCTGTGGCGGGCGTCCGGCTTCCGGCTGGCGGTGCGCACCGCCCCGCGCGAGCGGTGGGCGGAGCTCGCCGGCGGCGGGCTGCCGGTGGTCCGCGACGCCGGCTTCACGGAGATCGCCCCGGGCTCCTGCACGGTGGTCGCGGACCACCCGGCCCTGCGCGCGCGGCTCTGA
- a CDS encoding TIGR04222 domain-containing membrane protein, producing MFWILFLLLAWAGVLTSAARLLRAATEAADPAPRPASARRPGALNLYEAAYLAGGPERVAVLTLLSMERRQRLLLARTGWATVLDPVARDAHERAVLAAFGPDGQCPVPALREAAAAHPAVRALADRLDEAGLAVPRGVRDAVADGVRSVRWAAVLVAAMAGAALAVPADGADVSKVLYWFALPMLLAVCCLAIARPGGPWASPAGQRLLAALDHDRTPGDPLAAVAVRGLSALPDPDLRAALGRS from the coding sequence ATGTTCTGGATCTTGTTCCTGCTGCTGGCCTGGGCCGGGGTGCTGACCTCGGCCGCCCGCCTGCTGCGGGCCGCCACCGAGGCCGCCGACCCGGCGCCGCGCCCCGCCTCGGCCCGGCGGCCGGGGGCGCTGAACCTGTACGAGGCCGCGTACCTGGCCGGCGGCCCGGAGCGGGTCGCCGTGCTGACCCTGCTGTCGATGGAACGCCGGCAGCGGCTGCTGCTGGCCCGCACGGGCTGGGCCACCGTGCTCGACCCGGTCGCCCGTGACGCCCACGAGCGGGCCGTGCTGGCCGCGTTCGGCCCCGACGGCCAGTGCCCGGTGCCAGCCCTGCGGGAGGCCGCCGCCGCGCACCCGGCCGTACGGGCCCTCGCGGACCGGCTGGACGAGGCGGGCCTGGCGGTGCCGCGCGGGGTGCGGGACGCGGTGGCGGACGGGGTCCGGTCGGTGCGGTGGGCCGCCGTGCTGGTGGCGGCCATGGCGGGGGCCGCGCTGGCGGTACCGGCGGACGGGGCGGACGTGTCGAAGGTGCTGTACTGGTTCGCCCTGCCGATGCTGCTCGCGGTGTGCTGCCTGGCCATCGCCCGCCCGGGCGGCCCCTGGGCCTCCCCGGCGGGCCAACGCCTCCTGGCCGCCCTGGACCACGACCGCACCCCCGGCGACCCCCTGGCGGCCGTGGCCGTCCGCGGCCTGAGCGCCCTCCCCGACCCGGACCTGCGCGCGGCCCTGGGGCGCTCCTGA
- a CDS encoding DUF692 domain-containing protein — protein MKPMERLGVGIGWRPEIADAVERLDGLDWVEVVAENVCPGHLPESLVRLRERGVRVVPHGVSLGLGGADRPDPAKLAALGERAVELGAPLVTEHIAFVRTSSPLLEAGHLLPVPRTRDALAVLCENVRIAQDALPVPLALENIAALVSWPGEELTEGQFLTELVERTGVRLLIDVANLHTNRVNRGEDPAAVLDAVPLEALAYVHVAGGVERDGVWHDTHAHPVPPVVLDVLARLRERVDPPGVLLERDDDFPPEAELAAEVARIRAVVDAGGPPGTVRQRVVLREEPLAPAGEAARTRLALGQAALLSALVAGTPVPEGFDRRRVGVQARALAAKRASVVAKVAPELPGILGGPAAYRTAFLGYARGRPMTAGYRRDALDFAEHLLVRDLPADPAARRRLTAWWRERAGARPRGRVARWARALVGRTR, from the coding sequence ATGAAGCCCATGGAACGCCTGGGGGTGGGCATCGGCTGGCGGCCGGAGATCGCGGACGCGGTCGAGCGGCTGGACGGCCTGGACTGGGTCGAGGTGGTGGCGGAGAACGTCTGCCCGGGCCACCTGCCCGAGTCCCTGGTGCGGTTGCGCGAGCGGGGGGTCCGCGTCGTGCCGCACGGGGTCTCGCTGGGCCTGGGCGGGGCCGACCGCCCCGACCCGGCGAAGCTGGCGGCGCTCGGGGAGCGGGCGGTGGAGCTGGGGGCGCCGCTGGTCACGGAGCACATCGCCTTCGTGCGCACGTCCTCGCCGCTGCTGGAGGCCGGGCACCTGCTGCCGGTGCCCCGGACCCGGGACGCGCTCGCCGTGCTGTGCGAGAACGTGCGGATCGCGCAGGACGCGCTGCCCGTGCCGCTGGCGCTGGAGAACATCGCCGCCCTGGTGTCGTGGCCCGGGGAGGAGCTGACGGAGGGGCAGTTCCTGACGGAGCTGGTCGAGCGGACCGGGGTGCGGCTGCTCATCGACGTGGCGAACCTGCACACCAACCGCGTCAACCGCGGCGAGGACCCGGCCGCCGTGCTGGACGCGGTCCCGCTGGAGGCGCTGGCGTACGTGCACGTGGCCGGGGGCGTGGAGCGCGACGGCGTCTGGCACGACACCCACGCGCACCCCGTGCCGCCGGTGGTGCTCGACGTGCTGGCCCGGCTGCGCGAGCGGGTGGACCCGCCCGGGGTCCTGCTGGAGCGGGACGACGACTTCCCGCCCGAGGCGGAGCTGGCCGCCGAAGTGGCGCGGATCCGGGCGGTGGTGGACGCGGGCGGGCCGCCGGGGACCGTGCGGCAGCGGGTGGTCCTGCGCGAGGAGCCCCTGGCGCCGGCCGGTGAGGCCGCGCGGACCCGGCTGGCGCTGGGGCAGGCGGCCCTGCTGTCGGCGCTGGTCGCCGGTACGCCCGTGCCGGAGGGTTTCGACCGGCGGCGCGTCGGGGTGCAGGCGCGGGCACTGGCCGCCAAGCGGGCCTCGGTCGTCGCGAAGGTCGCGCCGGAACTGCCCGGGATCCTGGGCGGTCCGGCCGCCTACCGCACCGCGTTCCTCGGGTACGCCCGCGGCCGCCCGATGACGGCCGGGTACCGCCGCGACGCGCTGGACTTCGCCGAGCACCTCCTCGTACGGGACCTGCCGGCCGACCCGGCCGCGCGGCGCCGGCTGACCGCCTGGTGGCGGGAGCGGGCCGGGGCGCGGCCGCGGGGCCGTGTCGCGCGCTGGGCCCGCGCCCTGGTCGGGCGGACGCGGTGA
- a CDS encoding ABC transporter, with product MTVPALLRYQGALLLRSQHWIGPLVVYAAFVAVGVRSGDPALDALGYTAAGLVPLSVWLVRICVTAEPPAARAVSAAAAGPVRVHAAALLTALAGTLLAGAAGAAYALSAGDLTYQPPAGTALAGAVAWAVCALTGTAVGAVCSRPLLRGRGRAVLAGGVGSLLAWVLPFSPARSAVSALVGAARAGTAPFPLGALAGSALLAGAAGAVACLVSTRRG from the coding sequence GTGACCGTCCCCGCCCTGCTGCGCTACCAGGGCGCCCTGCTGCTGCGTTCCCAGCACTGGATCGGCCCGCTCGTCGTGTACGCGGCGTTCGTCGCGGTCGGCGTCCGCTCCGGCGACCCGGCGCTCGACGCCCTCGGCTACACGGCGGCCGGCCTGGTACCGCTGAGCGTCTGGCTGGTCCGGATCTGCGTCACCGCCGAACCCCCGGCGGCCCGTGCCGTCTCCGCCGCCGCGGCCGGTCCGGTACGCGTACACGCCGCGGCCCTGCTGACCGCGCTGGCCGGGACGCTGCTCGCCGGGGCCGCGGGAGCGGCCTACGCCCTGTCGGCCGGCGACCTCACGTACCAGCCCCCGGCCGGTACGGCCCTCGCGGGGGCGGTGGCGTGGGCGGTGTGCGCCCTGACGGGGACGGCCGTGGGCGCGGTGTGCAGCCGGCCGCTGCTCCGCGGCCGCGGCCGCGCCGTCCTGGCCGGAGGCGTGGGCTCGCTGCTGGCCTGGGTGCTGCCCTTCTCCCCGGCCCGCAGCGCGGTGTCCGCCCTGGTCGGGGCGGCCCGCGCGGGCACCGCCCCGTTCCCGCTCGGGGCGCTGGCGGGGTCGGCGCTGCTGGCCGGGGCGGCGGGTGCGGTGGCCTGCCTGGTCAGCACGCGGCGCGGCTGA